DNA sequence from the Tepidisphaeraceae bacterium genome:
CCCGACGGCACGCTCGACAACATCGAAGCGGTCATGCCGTAAAAGCGATCACGTCGTTATCGAGTTCTCAGCACAACGGAAATGGCCCGGACCCCCGCAAAGGTCCGGGCCGTTTCGTTTGTCTTTCGACGCCGAGCGCGTCACCTCATGCGACACCCGAAAACCCGTTTAGCCGCGAGCTTGCCCGCGATCGGTTTCGAGGAACAGACCAGTCGCGCGGGCAAGCCCGCGGCTAAACGGGGGGAACGCGTTTACCAATACTTCCAATCCTGCGTCACCAGCACGTAGGCGCCCAGCAGGAAGTTCGTGACGCCGTGCGCGATGATGCAGGCGCCGAGGCTGCGCGTCGACAGCAGCAGCCCGCCGATCAGCAGCGCCCATACGATCGACGTGACCCACATCTGCATGTGGACGCTGGCGAACAGCAGCGCGACGATCACGAACGCGTTGCGGTCCCACTCGCCGACGCGGGCGAGCTTGAAGTCGTTGGGCGCGATGAGGCTGCGCCAGAGGAAGTCGCGCCAGAACAGTTCCTCCATCACCGGCACGACCAGCGTCGGCCCCATCCACCGCACAGCGACGAACGCGGCCAGCAGCCAGGGGGACTCGATTTCGACGAACGGGTTGAACGGCTCACTGGTGGCCCGCGGGTAGTTCGGCCACACGCTCAGCAGGAGCTCTTCTGTGCCGATCCACTGCACGACGCCGACCACGCCCACCAGCACGCCGGTCCAGAAGTAGTCCCAGCTGATCTTCGTGTAGTGCGACCACAGCAGGTACAGCAGCACCGCAGCCACCAGCGTCTTTATGGTGTAAGCGATGGGGAACAGATCGGGAAACTGCCCGCCGAGCCAAGTGAGCGCGAGGAACGCGCCCATCGGCAGGACGTACGCGGCATCGTCGCGCACGTTGCGAAAGAACCCGCCGGGCCGGGACGGAGCGGATGTCGTTTGAGCGGTATCCAAGGGTGGGCAGAGCGTAGCCGGTCCGACCGCAAAAATCGAACGTCAACTGCCACCCTGCCTGCCCCTTCGCGGTTCGCTGCGCTTTACCGCCCCACGTCGAACCGAGACGGCACCTTGCCGCGTTCGATGCGGTCGTCGAAGCCTGGGTTCTCCAGCGCCTTCAACCGGCCAGTATTCTCCGACGTCGGTGGCACCGTTCGCAGGATCACGCGCGGCGGGTAAAAGCCGCCCCACCACGGTGTGCGAACTGGGACGTACCGGTACTCGGGATACTCCAACCGCGGGTCGGCGAACAAATCGTAGTTGCGGTCGACCACCAGGTAATCAGTTGGCCGAATGTTCTGCGACGCGTTGGGGTTCAACGGGTCGTCGACGGCCAGCTCTTCATCGAAACCGTCGACGAACAATTCATTCGACCGCACGTCGGCGCGCGGTTCGGGCCATTGCGGTTGATCAACAACGACCGGTGGTGGTGGCACGACCACGGCGTTGGCAAGCAACGGGACGAGGATGGACGTTAGGCAAACTGACGTGATCATCGAATCTCCCTTTGCTGTCTCCAGCGTTGAACTCCTGTTCGTACACCGGGCAAGGCGTACGCTACTGCGCCGCGCCCCGCCATGCCTGCGGGTGATCGTCCCGCACCAGATAATCCAGTTCCGCCGCCGCGGCGTTGCTCTCGACCTGCGCGACGTTCTTGCAACCGGGAATCACACTGCTGACGGCCGGGTGTTGCAGGCACCACGCCAGCGCCCATTGCGCCATCGGCACGCCGGCCGGCACCTCGGTGCGGCTGATCTCCTCGACCTGCTGTAGCTTCTCGTCCTGGTCGCGATCCTTCCATCGGCTGCGCACGTCGCTCTCGTCGAACGTGGCGCCCGGCTTGTACTTGCCACTGAGGAACCCACTGGCCAACGGCACGCGCGCCAGCACGCCCAGGTTCTGTTCGATGCACGACGCGAACGTGCGTTCCTCCGGCTTTCGGTCGAGCCGGTTGTAGATGAGCTGAATCACGCTCACGCCCACTGCCGTCGCGTTGCCCACCTGGTGCATGTTGTCGTTGCTGCCGACGCTGTTGCCGACGAAGCGGACCTTCCCGTCCTTCACCAACTTCGCCAGCACGTCGCGCACGGCTTGATCGTCGGCCTCCGTGTCGCGCACGCTGTGGTATTGCAGCAGATCGACGTAATCGGTCCGCAGCGCCTTCAGCGATCCTTCCAGTTGCTTCACGACATCGTCGGCGGATCGCTCGTCGGTGCGGGTGAAGGCCTTGTGGAACTTGTGCCCAAACTTGGTCGCGATGAACCAGTCGCCGCGATCCTGCTGCACCGCTGCGCCGACGAGCGCCTCGGACGTGTGGTCACCGTAACACTCGGCCGTGTCGACCAGGTTGATGCCCAGTTCCTTCCCGCGCCGGAACATCGCATCCACTTCCGTCTGTTCGAACGTCTTGCCCCACTCGCCACCGAACTGCCACGTGCCAATGCCGACGACGGACACCTTCTGATTCGTCTTGCCAAGCGTGCGATATTTCATGCTCGGATTGTAGCGGCGTCGACCGCGAGCGGACCACGATCGTTTCGCCCGAATTAGCGAGAAAAGAACGCGAAGAAGCTCGGGCGTTGGTAGCGCAACACCGTGGAACGCCAGATCTGCAGCCGTGCGACCGGGCGGCGGTTTGGGTAAGGCAAAACGCGAATCCGTGCACCATTTTGCACCATTGTGCACCATCGGGTGAGGGTGAGAGAGTCCACCATGTCCGGCGCGTCGGCTATTCAGTTGTCAAAGAGCACGCTATCCATTTCTACGCTCGCG
Encoded proteins:
- a CDS encoding CAAX prenyl protease-related protein, coding for MDTAQTTSAPSRPGGFFRNVRDDAAYVLPMGAFLALTWLGGQFPDLFPIAYTIKTLVAAVLLYLLWSHYTKISWDYFWTGVLVGVVGVVQWIGTEELLLSVWPNYPRATSEPFNPFVEIESPWLLAAFVAVRWMGPTLVVPVMEELFWRDFLWRSLIAPNDFKLARVGEWDRNAFVIVALLFASVHMQMWVTSIVWALLIGGLLLSTRSLGACIIAHGVTNFLLGAYVLVTQDWKYW
- a CDS encoding aldo/keto reductase, yielding MKYRTLGKTNQKVSVVGIGTWQFGGEWGKTFEQTEVDAMFRRGKELGINLVDTAECYGDHTSEALVGAAVQQDRGDWFIATKFGHKFHKAFTRTDERSADDVVKQLEGSLKALRTDYVDLLQYHSVRDTEADDQAVRDVLAKLVKDGKVRFVGNSVGSNDNMHQVGNATAVGVSVIQLIYNRLDRKPEERTFASCIEQNLGVLARVPLASGFLSGKYKPGATFDESDVRSRWKDRDQDEKLQQVEEISRTEVPAGVPMAQWALAWCLQHPAVSSVIPGCKNVAQVESNAAAAELDYLVRDDHPQAWRGAAQ